In a genomic window of Pedosphaera parvula Ellin514:
- the tadA gene encoding tRNA adenosine(34) deaminase TadA, with product MAEEPIIDLQSDNYFMGEALRQAVKAYDREEVPIGAVIVREGRIIARAFNQVETLKDATAHAEMLAITQAEAAVGDWRLNECTLYVTKEPCPMCAGAIVHVRLSRVVFGLSDPKGGGAGGAMNLLQFPTLNHRAEITHGVREQECRSLLQQFFSEQRAQAKLRSQGGE from the coding sequence ATGGCCGAAGAACCGATCATTGACCTGCAAAGCGACAATTATTTCATGGGCGAAGCCCTGCGTCAGGCGGTGAAAGCCTATGATCGGGAAGAAGTTCCCATCGGCGCGGTGATCGTGCGGGAGGGCAGAATCATTGCCCGGGCCTTCAACCAGGTTGAAACCCTGAAAGATGCCACTGCCCATGCCGAAATGCTGGCCATAACCCAGGCCGAAGCCGCCGTGGGCGATTGGCGGTTGAATGAGTGCACCTTGTACGTGACCAAGGAACCGTGCCCCATGTGCGCCGGGGCCATTGTGCATGTCCGGCTGTCGCGGGTGGTCTTTGGCCTGAGCGATCCCAAGGGAGGCGGCGCGGGTGGTGCGATGAATTTGTTACAATTTCCCACGCTCAATCATCGGGCCGAAATCACCCATGGTGTTAGGGAGCAGGAATGCCGTTCATTGCTGCAGCAATTCTTTTCGGAACAACGCGCCCAGGCAAAATTGCGCTCCCAGGGAGGCGAGTAA